The following proteins come from a genomic window of Pseudomonadales bacterium:
- the sohB gene encoding protease SohB, translating into MEFLIEYGLFLAKALTLVVAIIFTVASVVAISVKQKGGAEKGQIVIKNLNQRYDDYQATLEDEVLTEQALKAKHKADKKAEKLQKKQAKTQTEDKKRLFVIRFDGDVQASAVENLREEVNAILTVANANDEIVLDLESPGGMVHTYGLAASQLSRIRHADLKLTICVDKVAASGGYLMACVGHKILAAPFAIIGSIGVLAQLPNFNRALKKLDVDYDIMTAGEYKAPVTMFGEITDKGRDKLQSELEETHQLFKQFIADNRAQVDLESVATGEVWYGQQAIDKALIDELMTSDDYLLSQREACDIFAVSYVAKKSLQEKLGNLASLSIRNTINQLLSDDRRKSVEQSMS; encoded by the coding sequence TTATTGAATACGGCCTGTTTTTGGCCAAAGCCCTAACCCTTGTGGTGGCGATTATATTTACCGTTGCCAGCGTGGTAGCCATATCGGTAAAACAAAAGGGCGGGGCTGAGAAAGGTCAGATTGTGATAAAAAATCTGAATCAGCGATATGACGATTATCAGGCCACACTTGAAGATGAGGTGCTGACTGAACAAGCCCTAAAGGCCAAGCATAAGGCCGATAAAAAAGCCGAAAAATTGCAAAAGAAACAGGCTAAGACTCAAACAGAAGATAAAAAGCGCCTGTTTGTGATTCGCTTTGATGGCGATGTTCAAGCCTCGGCAGTAGAGAATTTACGCGAAGAGGTGAATGCCATTTTGACCGTGGCTAACGCCAATGATGAAATCGTGTTAGACCTTGAAAGCCCGGGCGGCATGGTGCATACCTATGGTCTAGCAGCATCGCAGCTTAGCCGAATTCGCCATGCTGATTTAAAGCTCACCATCTGCGTCGACAAGGTGGCAGCTAGCGGGGGTTATCTTATGGCCTGTGTTGGTCATAAAATATTGGCGGCACCGTTTGCGATTATTGGCTCGATAGGGGTCTTAGCTCAGCTGCCAAACTTTAATCGTGCGCTGAAAAAACTCGATGTTGACTATGACATTATGACCGCCGGCGAATATAAAGCACCGGTCACCATGTTTGGTGAGATTACCGATAAAGGCCGTGATAAGCTGCAGTCAGAGTTGGAAGAGACGCATCAATTATTCAAACAGTTTATTGCTGATAACCGCGCGCAGGTAGACCTTGAGTCGGTTGCCACGGGCGAAGTCTGGTATGGGCAACAGGCAATTGATAAGGCGCTGATAGACGAGTTGATGACCTCTGATGATTATTTGCTCAGCCAACGTGAAGCCTGCGATATTTTCGCGGTTAGCTATGTGGCGAAAAAATCGCTGCAAGAAAAACTGGGTAATTTGGCCAGTTTGTCGATTCGCAATACCATTAACCAACTATTAAGTGATGACCGACGTAAATCTGTAGAGCAGTCGATGTCGTAA